A genomic stretch from Haloferax sp. Atlit-12N includes:
- a CDS encoding endonuclease MutS2: MDFETIPGVGEKTAAALAELDDAERALTDGDVAALARAPGLTEGRAAAIARGAIRRDHDDPGGFLATDRASEIYRDALGLLQARTVTTYAEKRLETLFPTGSASRIEEVRAFAADATDLDPDPDVLAALAGVEPLADPKPRRVRERCIATADAERYAAAKEAFPELSIEVVEDGRDIAELARSYSTVVVLDESFAGIDVDGDVRVLPDAAERTDEVVPERLLAFFAANREALQAAAVVHEAAELDPPCDLAALRDALSRLADDGTVLGDDELERLSNAVDDLDTAVSTAESVANDRLRDVIRERDVTIEGTDFLSLVEQGARVDSLLSRELEDEFDEALSAARDHLVESLSLRPGEADLTERVFPEDPSFPLGHDEEAVGRLRTELKAARDRRAAKLKAGLAADLGDLRDPVETLVRDALELDVRLAVSRFARDFDCVFPEFTGAAGDDGAGSFAIEAGRSPLLDVDFVDVDPVDYEVSGVTLLSGVNSGGKTSTLDLVGLVVVLAHMGLPVPAESVRLSRFSELHYYAKSQGTLDAGAFESTLRDFAALTDGAADRLVLVDELESITEPGASAKIIAGILEELAEQGAAAVFVSHLAGGIREAADVSVAVDGIEAVGLEDGELVVNRSPVKDHLARSTPELIVEKLAGESETSFYGRLLEKFD; the protein is encoded by the coding sequence ATGGACTTCGAGACCATCCCGGGCGTCGGCGAGAAGACTGCCGCCGCGCTCGCGGAACTCGACGACGCCGAGCGAGCGCTCACCGACGGCGACGTGGCGGCGCTCGCGCGGGCACCGGGGCTCACGGAGGGACGGGCGGCGGCCATCGCCCGCGGGGCGATTCGCCGCGACCACGACGACCCCGGCGGCTTCCTCGCCACCGACCGCGCCTCGGAAATCTACCGCGACGCGCTCGGTCTCCTGCAGGCGCGGACGGTCACGACGTACGCCGAGAAGCGACTGGAGACGCTGTTTCCCACCGGGTCGGCCTCGCGCATCGAGGAGGTTCGGGCGTTCGCCGCCGACGCGACCGACCTTGACCCCGACCCCGACGTGCTCGCGGCGCTGGCGGGCGTCGAACCCCTCGCAGACCCGAAGCCGCGTCGCGTCCGAGAGCGCTGTATCGCCACCGCCGACGCGGAGCGCTACGCCGCCGCCAAGGAGGCGTTTCCCGAACTCTCTATCGAGGTCGTCGAGGACGGCCGCGACATCGCCGAACTCGCGCGGTCGTACTCGACGGTGGTCGTCCTCGACGAGTCGTTCGCCGGCATCGACGTGGACGGTGACGTGCGCGTCCTTCCCGACGCCGCCGAGCGGACCGACGAGGTCGTCCCCGAGCGACTGCTCGCCTTCTTCGCCGCGAACCGCGAGGCCTTGCAGGCGGCCGCCGTGGTCCACGAAGCGGCCGAACTCGACCCGCCGTGTGACCTCGCCGCCCTCCGCGACGCCCTCTCTCGGCTGGCCGACGACGGGACCGTCCTCGGCGACGACGAACTCGAACGCCTCTCGAACGCGGTGGACGACCTCGACACCGCCGTCTCGACCGCCGAATCGGTCGCCAACGACCGCCTCCGCGACGTGATTCGCGAGCGCGACGTGACCATCGAGGGGACCGACTTCCTCTCGCTCGTCGAGCAGGGCGCGCGCGTCGATTCCCTGCTGTCGCGCGAACTCGAAGACGAGTTCGACGAGGCGCTTTCGGCTGCCCGCGACCACCTCGTGGAGTCGCTGTCGCTCCGCCCCGGCGAGGCCGACCTGACGGAGCGGGTGTTCCCCGAGGACCCGTCGTTCCCGCTCGGTCACGACGAGGAAGCGGTCGGTCGCCTCCGAACCGAACTGAAGGCCGCCCGCGACCGCCGCGCCGCGAAGCTGAAAGCCGGCCTCGCCGCCGACCTCGGCGACCTGCGCGACCCCGTGGAGACGCTGGTCCGCGACGCGCTCGAACTCGACGTTCGCCTCGCCGTCTCTCGGTTCGCCCGCGACTTCGACTGCGTCTTCCCCGAGTTCACCGGCGCGGCCGGAGACGACGGTGCCGGCTCGTTCGCCATCGAGGCCGGCCGCTCGCCCCTCCTCGACGTGGACTTCGTGGATGTCGACCCCGTGGACTACGAGGTATCGGGCGTCACGCTCCTCTCGGGCGTCAACAGCGGGGGCAAGACCTCGACGCTCGACCTCGTGGGCCTCGTCGTCGTCCTCGCGCACATGGGGCTTCCCGTCCCCGCCGAGTCGGTTCGCCTCTCGCGGTTTTCCGAACTCCACTACTACGCCAAGTCGCAGGGGACCCTCGACGCCGGGGCCTTCGAGAGCACGCTCCGCGACTTCGCCGCGCTCACCGACGGCGCGGCCGACCGCCTCGTTCTCGTGGACGAACTGGAGAGTATCACCGAACCCGGCGCGTCGGCCAAAATCATCGCCGGCATCCTCGAAGAACTCGCCGAACAGGGCGCGGCGGCCGTGTTCGTCTCCCACCTCGCCGGCGGCATCCGCGAGGCGGCGGACGTGTCGGTCGCGGTCGACGGCATCGAGGCCGTCGGACTGGAAGACGGCGAACTCGTGGTAAATCGGTCGCCCGTCAAGGACCATCTGGCGCGTTCGACGCCCGAGTTAATCGTGGAGAAATTAGCGGGCGAGAGTGAGACGAGTTTCTACGGCAGACTCTTAGAGAAGTTCGACTGA
- the larE gene encoding ATP-dependent sacrificial sulfur transferase LarE, translated as MSERDVAAKADAVREALAERESVLIAFSGGVDSSVVAALAHEALGENAVACTAKSETLPDAELDDAKRVAEEIGIEHLTVEFSELDNPDFVANDDDRCYHCRTMRLGRMYEAARNRGIEAVCDGTNASDPGEGHRPGLRAVEELEVLSPLLAHDITKEEVRAIADDYDLSVADKPSMACLSSRIPTGLEVTEERLSRVERAETILRTWGFEQFRVRDHDGLARIEVAPEELDRALDADFVRAARDHLKDAGFDHVTLDLHGYRTGSVSPAAEADDDAGDDDLLVDDVFAQDYPMRK; from the coding sequence ATGAGCGAGCGAGACGTCGCGGCGAAGGCCGACGCAGTACGTGAGGCGCTCGCGGAGCGCGAGAGCGTCCTCATCGCCTTTTCGGGCGGCGTGGACTCCAGCGTGGTCGCCGCACTCGCCCACGAGGCGCTCGGCGAGAACGCGGTCGCCTGCACCGCGAAAAGCGAGACCCTCCCGGACGCCGAGTTGGACGACGCGAAGCGCGTCGCCGAGGAAATCGGCATCGAACACCTGACCGTCGAGTTCTCCGAGTTGGACAACCCCGACTTCGTCGCCAACGACGACGACCGGTGTTACCACTGCCGGACGATGCGCCTCGGCCGGATGTACGAGGCCGCCCGTAACCGCGGCATCGAGGCCGTCTGCGACGGGACCAACGCCTCGGACCCCGGCGAGGGCCACCGTCCCGGCCTCCGTGCCGTCGAGGAGTTAGAGGTGCTGTCGCCGCTTTTAGCCCACGACATCACGAAAGAGGAGGTCCGCGCCATCGCCGACGACTACGACCTGTCGGTCGCCGACAAGCCCTCCATGGCCTGTCTCTCCTCGCGGATTCCGACCGGCCTCGAAGTCACCGAAGAACGGCTCTCTCGGGTCGAACGCGCAGAGACGATTCTCCGGACGTGGGGCTTCGAGCAGTTCCGCGTCCGCGACCACGACGGCCTCGCTCGCATCGAGGTCGCACCAGAGGAACTCGACCGCGCTCTCGACGCCGACTTCGTCCGCGCCGCCCGCGACCACCTGAAGGACGCCGGCTTCGACCACGTCACGCTGGACCTCCACGGCTACCGGACCGGGAGCGTCAGCCCCGCGGCCGAGGCGGACGACGACGCGGGCGACGACGACCTTCTCGTGGACGACGTGTTCGCGCAGGACTACCCGATGCGGAAGTAA
- a CDS encoding histidine phosphatase family protein, whose translation MATLLLARHGETTWNRAGRVQGWAPVSLTERGRAQADALARHVADSYEVDRLVSSDIERAQETARPVARELGLEPVLDSAWRERDVGSLQGLEFDELTDRYPQYALSAVGAPAARERPPSGESLVEVRRRVLNAHEGLADSLDADETVLVVSHGAPIRLSLGEVKGLDIVETMLSQPLDNGGLCEFEVELSDDGDDPLLHVVAENETRFLTT comes from the coding sequence ATGGCAACCCTCCTTCTCGCCAGACACGGCGAGACGACGTGGAACCGCGCCGGGCGCGTACAGGGGTGGGCCCCTGTGTCGCTCACCGAGCGTGGCCGCGCGCAGGCCGACGCCCTTGCGCGCCACGTCGCGGACTCCTACGAGGTCGACCGCCTCGTCTCCTCTGACATCGAACGCGCCCAAGAAACCGCCCGTCCCGTCGCCCGCGAACTCGGCCTCGAACCGGTCCTCGACTCGGCGTGGCGCGAGCGCGACGTGGGCTCGCTGCAGGGACTGGAGTTCGACGAACTCACCGACCGGTACCCGCAGTACGCCCTCTCGGCGGTCGGTGCGCCCGCCGCCCGCGAGCGCCCCCCGAGCGGCGAGAGCCTCGTCGAGGTCCGCCGCCGCGTCCTCAACGCCCACGAGGGGCTGGCCGACTCGCTCGACGCCGACGAGACGGTGCTCGTCGTCAGCCACGGCGCGCCGATTCGGCTGTCGCTCGGCGAGGTGAAGGGACTGGACATCGTCGAGACGATGCTGTCGCAACCGCTCGACAACGGCGGGCTGTGTGAGTTCGAAGTCGAACTGAGCGACGACGGTGACGACCCGTTACTCCACGTCGTCGCCGAGAACGAGACGCGCTTTCTGACGACGTAG
- a CDS encoding SRPBCC domain-containing protein — MAHELVTSIEIDAPPERVWETLVDFDQYPEWNPFMRIAGRPNEGATLTVHLRPPGGRESEFEPDVVYCEKHRELRWLGHLVFPGLFDGEHRFHLEPLDGGERTQFEHAETFSGVLAGLLLRFVGEQTRAGFVAMNEGLKTRVEGAVAAEKREAAESSDVA; from the coding sequence ATGGCACACGAACTCGTCACGAGCATCGAGATAGACGCCCCGCCCGAGCGGGTGTGGGAGACCCTCGTCGATTTCGACCAGTATCCCGAGTGGAATCCCTTCATGCGAATCGCCGGGCGGCCGAACGAGGGTGCGACGCTCACCGTCCACCTGCGACCGCCGGGCGGCCGCGAGTCGGAGTTCGAACCCGACGTAGTCTACTGCGAGAAGCACCGCGAACTGCGCTGGCTCGGCCACCTCGTCTTCCCGGGGCTGTTCGACGGTGAACATCGGTTCCACCTCGAACCGCTCGACGGCGGCGAGCGAACCCAATTCGAGCACGCCGAGACGTTCTCGGGCGTCCTCGCCGGACTCCTGTTGCGGTTCGTCGGCGAGCAGACGCGGGCGGGGTTCGTCGCCATGAACGAGGGACTGAAGACGCGTGTCGAGGGAGCGGTCGCGGCCGAGAAGCGGGAGGCGGCGGAGTCGTCGGACGTGGCGTGA
- a CDS encoding twin-arginine translocase subunit TatC, with amino-acid sequence MADEERDTGLSAADDETDASDDADQRSSDESDDDGASSSDGPVYGRVTPRDETVTDGSADDASDDTDTDETEDDAGDADTDAAPESDADDSDSEDDADDSDSDDGVEDSDADGDSSGSTGDSDDADNSDDEPRLLADDEHTSHVPEGTYDDSSDESANDADPDAAADGATPALTGEDEVGGVAPSSVSVEDAEFDDPEFEGDDFDDEDVGGLVGEAPESDQEMPLTAHIEEMIRRLAVVLGVAGAITLVLFPGADILNALVDTQAAFGIHIPSATDVINFLWNSHIPGADTIVDRRPRLYGPLELILTKLKVAGLAGTVIGLPVFVYETYLFMRPGLYPKERKYYLAAVPTSLILALVGVLFAHFVVLPAIFAYFTSYTEGTAVVAFGLKETFNLILILMGYMAVVFQIPLFVELAIMMNLVTRQWLEDRRLLFWGAFLGLAFLVSPDPTGMAPIIIGATMIVLFEGTLAALRWTGN; translated from the coding sequence ATGGCGGACGAGGAGCGCGACACAGGGCTCTCTGCGGCCGACGACGAGACGGACGCCTCGGACGACGCCGACCAGCGCTCGTCCGACGAGTCTGACGACGACGGGGCTTCGTCGTCCGACGGTCCGGTTTACGGTCGAGTCACCCCGCGAGACGAGACCGTTACCGACGGGTCTGCCGACGACGCTTCCGACGACACCGATACCGACGAGACGGAAGACGACGCCGGCGACGCCGACACTGATGCGGCCCCCGAAAGCGACGCGGACGATTCTGATTCCGAAGACGACGCGGACGATTCCGACTCGGACGACGGTGTCGAGGACTCCGACGCTGATGGTGATTCTTCCGGAAGTACCGGTGATAGCGACGATGCCGACAACTCCGACGACGAACCGCGTCTCCTCGCCGACGACGAACACACCTCGCACGTGCCCGAGGGGACGTACGATGACTCGAGCGACGAGTCGGCCAACGACGCCGACCCGGACGCGGCGGCCGACGGCGCGACCCCGGCGCTGACCGGCGAAGACGAGGTGGGCGGCGTGGCTCCGTCGTCCGTCTCCGTCGAGGACGCCGAGTTCGACGACCCCGAGTTCGAGGGCGACGACTTCGACGACGAAGACGTTGGTGGCCTCGTCGGCGAGGCACCCGAGAGCGACCAGGAGATGCCGCTGACCGCGCACATCGAGGAGATGATTCGCCGGCTGGCGGTCGTCCTCGGCGTCGCCGGCGCGATTACGCTCGTGCTCTTCCCCGGCGCGGACATCCTCAACGCGCTCGTGGACACGCAGGCCGCTTTCGGCATCCACATCCCGAGCGCGACCGACGTTATCAACTTCCTCTGGAACTCCCACATCCCCGGCGCGGACACCATCGTGGACCGCCGGCCGCGGCTCTACGGTCCGCTCGAACTCATCCTCACCAAACTGAAGGTCGCCGGCCTCGCCGGCACCGTCATCGGCCTCCCCGTGTTCGTCTACGAGACGTACCTGTTCATGCGTCCCGGCCTCTACCCGAAAGAGCGCAAGTACTACCTCGCGGCCGTGCCGACGAGCCTCATCCTCGCGCTCGTCGGTGTCCTCTTCGCGCACTTCGTGGTGCTCCCGGCCATATTCGCGTACTTCACCTCCTACACCGAGGGGACCGCCGTCGTCGCGTTCGGTCTCAAAGAGACGTTCAACCTCATCCTCATCCTGATGGGCTACATGGCGGTCGTCTTCCAGATTCCGCTGTTCGTGGAACTGGCCATCATGATGAACCTCGTCACCCGGCAGTGGCTCGAAGACCGCCGTCTGCTGTTCTGGGGCGCGTTCCTCGGCCTCGCGTTCCTCGTCAGCCCCGACCCGACCGGGATGGCCCCGATCATCATCGGCGCGACGATGATTGTCCTGTTCGAGGGGACGCTCGCGGCCTTACGTTGGACCGGAAACTGA
- a CDS encoding twin-arginine translocase subunit TatC encodes MSSALDEDTQQTIAAGRETAGAMLRAAQKDLQKVFIVFLVGFLGTFYALRLYVWEFFRGVTKAQMDASIAGDVSIIAQTPFDVILLQAKIGLVVGVLFALPPFIYVSRDALKARGAWPKSPVAPWKLALIGLTMVVLFAAGVAYGYFVFFPFTFAFLAQNALSAGFTPSYSIVKWAQFIFLLTLSFGLASQLPLAMTALSYAEIVPYELFRDKWRHAVVGIFAFGALFTPPDPFTQIMWAVPVITLYAFSLYLARVVVTAKRGSEKMDIKATATHHWNLLAGVAVVGGLLVYAFYEYGGVGLVNNGLAAVGSDYVFLDPGTGLVLGAFVVAGGVVGLALGLAYLVYRDIQRLERTEIGVGDPSKLDLSALDVAGVRAAPPEVFADRDEDEIMSLASAAIDDGDKAKAQALIDRFDEAEADREAEAADAEDEPGELEDRTTRAGGAFFSELTGGETDEDDVGGYYTDIAFIVDSVTSRAFWVVGWFMLVLATTFGWLYTGGIRDVYEDFLGRLPAAVTPEEVLNVVALHPMEALIFEVKFSTILAVLATLPLVAYFAWPALRERNIIRKRRRTVFLWTGALAGGLLGGFALGYSYVAPTVITFLVEDAIAANMIISYRITNFFWLIFFTTAGIGLLADIPILMVLLNTAGISYRMMRKRWREVTVFILAISAVFTPASITTMFMVTLPLMAAYGIGLGILFVLTVGGRRDLSPARGAAE; translated from the coding sequence ATGTCCAGCGCCCTCGACGAGGACACCCAACAGACCATCGCGGCAGGCCGCGAGACCGCCGGTGCGATGCTCCGAGCGGCGCAAAAAGACCTCCAGAAGGTCTTTATCGTCTTCCTCGTCGGGTTCCTCGGTACGTTCTACGCGCTCCGACTCTACGTCTGGGAGTTCTTCCGCGGCGTGACCAAGGCACAGATGGACGCCAGCATCGCCGGCGACGTCAGCATCATCGCCCAGACGCCGTTCGACGTCATCCTCTTGCAGGCGAAAATCGGCCTCGTCGTTGGGGTTCTCTTCGCGCTCCCGCCGTTCATCTACGTCTCGCGGGACGCGCTGAAAGCCCGGGGCGCGTGGCCGAAATCGCCCGTCGCGCCGTGGAAACTCGCACTCATCGGGCTGACGATGGTCGTGCTGTTCGCCGCGGGCGTCGCCTACGGCTACTTCGTCTTCTTCCCGTTCACGTTCGCGTTCCTCGCGCAGAACGCGCTGTCGGCCGGATTCACGCCGAGTTACTCCATCGTGAAGTGGGCGCAGTTTATTTTCCTGCTCACGCTCTCGTTCGGTCTCGCGAGCCAACTCCCGCTCGCGATGACCGCGCTCTCCTACGCCGAAATCGTCCCCTACGAACTGTTCCGCGACAAGTGGCGCCACGCCGTCGTCGGCATCTTCGCGTTCGGCGCGCTGTTCACCCCGCCGGACCCGTTCACCCAAATCATGTGGGCGGTACCCGTCATCACGCTGTACGCCTTCAGCCTCTATCTCGCCCGCGTGGTCGTCACGGCCAAGCGCGGCAGCGAGAAGATGGACATCAAGGCGACGGCGACTCACCACTGGAACCTCCTCGCTGGCGTCGCCGTCGTCGGCGGCCTCCTCGTCTACGCCTTCTACGAGTACGGCGGCGTCGGCCTCGTCAACAACGGACTCGCCGCGGTCGGAAGCGACTACGTGTTCCTCGACCCCGGCACGGGACTCGTGTTGGGCGCGTTCGTCGTCGCCGGCGGTGTCGTCGGCCTCGCGCTCGGGCTCGCCTACCTCGTCTACCGCGACATCCAGCGGCTCGAACGGACCGAAATCGGCGTCGGTGACCCCTCGAAACTCGACCTCTCCGCGCTCGACGTGGCGGGCGTCCGCGCCGCGCCGCCCGAGGTCTTCGCCGACCGCGACGAAGACGAGATTATGAGCCTCGCGTCCGCCGCAATCGACGACGGCGACAAGGCCAAAGCGCAGGCCCTCATCGACCGGTTCGACGAGGCCGAAGCGGACCGCGAGGCTGAGGCGGCCGACGCCGAAGACGAGCCGGGCGAACTCGAAGACCGGACGACCCGCGCGGGCGGCGCGTTCTTCTCCGAACTGACCGGGGGCGAGACCGACGAGGACGACGTCGGCGGCTACTACACCGACATCGCGTTCATCGTCGACTCCGTCACCTCGCGGGCGTTCTGGGTCGTCGGCTGGTTCATGCTCGTCCTCGCGACGACGTTCGGCTGGCTCTACACGGGCGGCATCAGGGACGTCTACGAGGACTTCCTCGGCCGACTCCCCGCCGCGGTGACGCCCGAGGAGGTGCTCAACGTCGTCGCGCTTCACCCGATGGAAGCGCTCATCTTCGAGGTGAAGTTCTCGACGATTCTGGCCGTGCTGGCGACGCTTCCGCTCGTCGCGTACTTCGCGTGGCCCGCGCTCCGCGAGCGCAACATCATCCGCAAGCGCCGCCGGACCGTCTTCCTGTGGACCGGCGCGCTCGCCGGCGGTCTCCTCGGCGGCTTCGCGCTCGGCTACAGCTACGTCGCGCCGACAGTCATCACGTTCCTCGTCGAGGACGCCATCGCGGCGAACATGATAATCTCCTACCGCATCACCAACTTCTTCTGGCTCATCTTCTTCACCACCGCGGGTATCGGCCTCCTCGCCGACATCCCCATCCTGATGGTGCTTCTCAACACCGCCGGCATCAGCTACCGGATGATGCGGAAGCGCTGGCGCGAGGTCACGGTGTTCATCCTCGCCATCTCGGCGGTGTTCACCCCCGCGAGCATCACGACGATGTTCATGGTGACGCTCCCGCTGATGGCCGCCTACGGCATCGGTCTCGGCATCCTGTTCGTGCTGACGGTCGGCGGCCGGCGCGACCTCTCGCCCGCCCGCGGCGCGGCGGAGTGA
- a CDS encoding ribbon-helix-helix domain-containing protein, translated as MAKISVEIPDELLADLDEHVGDDRKFVNRSDAVRASIRKTLDILDEIDDRHNRLVEDE; from the coding sequence ATGGCCAAGATAAGCGTCGAGATTCCCGACGAACTGCTCGCTGACTTAGACGAGCACGTCGGCGACGACAGGAAATTCGTGAACCGGAGCGATGCGGTTCGGGCGTCTATCCGGAAGACGCTCGATATCCTCGACGAGATAGACGACCGACACAACCGACTCGTCGAAGATGAGTGA
- a CDS encoding queuosine precursor transporter gives MSEGRSAVGQVALVGLFVTALTTAQLTASKLLAIPLPAAIGELPYVGAAILMPGAALAYALTFFASDCYSELYGRRAAQVMVNVGFVMNFVLLGLVWSTIAAPAADPEFAGQFATVLSSGTNIVAGSLLAYLVSQNWDVIVFHGIRDMTDGAFLWLRNIVSTATSQAIDTVIFVGVAFYVAPTVLGIGDPFEWNVLVGLAVGQYLLKLLIAVVDTPFVYGVVALLRDDESSTDGWVAD, from the coding sequence ATGAGTGAGGGGCGGTCGGCCGTCGGGCAGGTCGCCCTCGTCGGCCTGTTCGTCACCGCGCTGACGACGGCGCAGTTGACGGCGTCGAAACTGCTCGCGATTCCCCTGCCGGCCGCAATCGGCGAACTCCCGTACGTCGGCGCGGCCATCCTGATGCCGGGGGCGGCGCTGGCGTACGCGCTCACCTTCTTCGCGTCCGACTGCTACTCCGAACTGTACGGTCGCCGGGCGGCACAGGTCATGGTGAACGTCGGCTTCGTCATGAACTTCGTCCTCCTCGGCCTCGTCTGGAGCACCATCGCCGCACCCGCCGCGGACCCCGAGTTCGCCGGGCAGTTCGCCACGGTGCTCTCGTCGGGGACGAACATCGTCGCCGGGAGCCTGCTCGCGTACCTCGTGAGCCAGAACTGGGACGTCATCGTCTTCCACGGCATCCGCGACATGACCGACGGCGCGTTCCTCTGGCTCCGCAACATCGTCTCGACGGCGACGAGTCAGGCCATCGACACGGTCATCTTCGTCGGCGTCGCGTTCTACGTCGCGCCGACGGTCCTCGGTATCGGCGACCCGTTCGAGTGGAACGTCCTCGTCGGCCTCGCCGTCGGCCAGTATCTCCTGAAACTCCTCATCGCAGTCGTGGACACCCCGTTCGTCTACGGGGTCGTCGCGCTCCTGCGCGACGACGAGTCCTCGACCGACGGCTGGGTCGCGGACTGA
- a CDS encoding 23S rRNA (uridine(2552)-2'-O)-methyltransferase, whose translation MARKDHYYNKAKQEGYRARSAYKLKQLDGDAGLFGPGNTVVDLGAAPGGWLQVASEAVGDHGKVVGVDLQRIRGIDRDNVQTIRGDMTEDETKEELTAVIGERGADAVVSDMAPNMTGEYSLDHARSVYLARQAFEVAQELLATGGDFAVKVFDGPDVADLRADMEREFQYVRSMRPDASRDSSSEQYLVGKHFLTAPVRKGDELDVEIVDVGSEGDGIAKVEDFTLFVSGTEAGDTPTVRVTDVKPRFAFAEPIDD comes from the coding sequence ATGGCGCGCAAGGACCACTACTACAACAAGGCCAAACAGGAGGGCTACCGCGCCCGCTCGGCCTACAAGCTGAAACAACTCGACGGGGACGCGGGGCTGTTCGGCCCCGGCAACACCGTCGTCGACCTCGGTGCCGCCCCGGGTGGGTGGCTGCAGGTCGCCTCTGAGGCGGTCGGCGACCACGGCAAGGTCGTCGGCGTCGACCTCCAGCGAATCCGCGGCATCGACCGCGACAACGTCCAGACGATTCGCGGCGACATGACCGAAGACGAGACGAAAGAAGAGCTGACGGCCGTCATCGGCGAGCGCGGGGCCGACGCCGTCGTCTCCGACATGGCGCCGAACATGACCGGCGAGTACTCGCTGGACCACGCTCGCTCTGTCTACCTCGCCCGGCAGGCGTTCGAGGTCGCACAGGAACTGTTGGCGACCGGCGGCGACTTCGCCGTGAAGGTGTTCGACGGCCCGGACGTCGCGGACCTCCGCGCCGACATGGAACGGGAGTTCCAGTACGTTCGGTCGATGCGCCCCGACGCCTCGCGCGATAGCTCTTCCGAGCAGTACCTCGTCGGCAAGCACTTCCTCACCGCGCCGGTTCGGAAGGGCGACGAACTCGACGTGGAAATCGTCGACGTGGGCAGCGAGGGAGACGGCATCGCCAAGGTCGAGGACTTCACCCTGTTCGTCTCCGGCACGGAGGCGGGCGACACCCCGACGGTCCGCGTCACCGACGTGAAACCGCGGTTCGCCTTCGCCGAGCCAATCGACGACTGA
- a CDS encoding low molecular weight phosphatase family protein produces the protein MSDDADADATSTRVAFVCVQNAGRSQMATAFARRERDERGVGDRIEVVTGGTDPADHVHDEVVEVMREEGFDLADETPRAIDQDEIMGVDIVVTMGCSAEGICPMTWRGDARDWDLDDPDGQDLDAVRAIRDDIEGRVSALFDELVGDD, from the coding sequence ATGAGCGACGACGCCGACGCCGACGCGACTTCGACCCGCGTCGCCTTCGTCTGCGTCCAGAACGCCGGCCGGAGCCAGATGGCGACGGCCTTCGCCCGCCGGGAGCGCGACGAGCGCGGCGTCGGCGACCGAATCGAGGTCGTCACCGGCGGCACCGACCCCGCCGACCACGTCCACGACGAGGTCGTCGAAGTCATGCGCGAGGAGGGGTTCGACCTCGCCGACGAGACGCCCCGCGCAATCGACCAAGACGAGATTATGGGCGTGGACATCGTCGTCACGATGGGCTGTTCGGCAGAGGGAATCTGCCCGATGACGTGGCGCGGCGACGCTCGCGACTGGGACCTCGATGACCCAGACGGACAGGACCTCGATGCGGTTCGGGCGATTCGCGACGACATCGAGGGGCGCGTCTCGGCGCTGTTCGACGAACTCGTCGGCGACGACTGA
- a CDS encoding DNA polymerase sliding clamp codes for MFKAIVSAATLRDALDSVSVLVDECKIRLNEESLSIRAVDPANVGMVDLTLDAAAFESYEADGGVIGVNLSRLEEVAGMAGSGDLIHLTLDEETRKLNIRIDGLSYTLALIDPDSIRQEPDIPDLDLAANIVLEGTHLDRGIKAADMVSDHIRLRVDGAEETFHIEAEGDTDDVDLSLPPADLISIEAGAADSLFSLDYLKDMNKAIPTDAEVTVELGEEFPVKLHYQIAEGMGTITYMLAPRIQSD; via the coding sequence ATGTTCAAGGCCATCGTGAGCGCCGCGACGCTCCGGGACGCGCTCGACTCCGTGAGCGTCCTCGTCGACGAGTGTAAGATTCGACTCAACGAGGAGAGTCTCTCCATCCGCGCCGTCGACCCCGCGAACGTCGGCATGGTGGACCTCACGCTCGACGCGGCGGCGTTCGAATCCTACGAAGCCGACGGCGGCGTCATCGGCGTCAACCTCTCGCGCCTCGAAGAGGTCGCCGGGATGGCGGGCTCGGGCGACCTCATCCACCTCACGCTCGACGAGGAGACGCGCAAGCTCAACATCCGTATCGACGGGCTGTCGTACACGCTCGCGCTCATCGACCCCGACTCGATTCGCCAGGAACCCGACATCCCGGACCTCGACCTCGCCGCGAACATCGTCCTCGAGGGGACGCACCTCGACCGCGGTATCAAGGCGGCCGACATGGTCTCCGACCACATCCGCCTCCGCGTCGACGGCGCGGAAGAGACGTTCCACATCGAGGCCGAAGGCGACACCGACGACGTGGACCTGTCGCTTCCCCCCGCGGACCTCATCAGCATCGAAGCCGGCGCTGCCGACTCGCTGTTCTCGCTGGACTACCTGAAGGACATGAACAAGGCGATTCCGACCGACGCCGAGGTCACCGTCGAACTCGGCGAGGAGTTCCCTGTCAAGCTTCACTACCAGATCGCGGAAGGGATGGGCACCATCACGTACATGCTCGCCCCGCGCATCCAGAGCGACTGA